The Verrucomicrobiota bacterium genome contains the following window.
GCGGGCGAATACACGGCCACACCTTTCATCTGGAGGTCCGGTGCGCCGGTCCCATTAACCCGCGCACGGGCATGGTCGTGGCCTACGAGGACATCAAGGCTGCTGTGGTGCCCGTGCTTGCCGATCTGGATCATCACCTGCTCAACGACCTACCCGGACTCGAGATTCCGACGACAGAAAACCTCGCCGCCTACCTCTGGCACCGGCTCCAGCCGACCCTGCCGTTGCTCTCCGAACTGCTGCTGCAGGAGACTGCGACGGCCG
Protein-coding sequences here:
- the queD gene encoding 6-carboxytetrahydropterin synthase QueD translates to MTTVFKRFSFDAAHRLPGLVPGHRCGRIHGHTFHLEVRCAGPINPRTGMVVAYEDIKAAVVPVLADLDHHLLNDLPGLEIPTTENLAAYLWHRLQPTLPLLSELLLQETATAGILYRGPETQVSGGKRRRQDVAVRRVQPKRTTKTST